In one window of Mus pahari chromosome 3, PAHARI_EIJ_v1.1, whole genome shotgun sequence DNA:
- the LOC110319706 gene encoding olfactory receptor 1G1-like, whose amino-acid sequence MMTRNHSSVSEFLLLGLLEHQEQQPFLFGIFLVIYLVTLVGNMLIILAIVSDPHLHSPMYFFLANLSLTDLCLSSTTVPRMLVNIQTQRHSIPYAGCLSQIYFFLWFIGLDVFLLAVMAYDRLVAICYPLHYTLVMSPRCCILLVTTSVFLAHSYALTHIILLSQLSFCMDNIIPHFFCELLPMLKLSCSNTYANQSVLLYWGGALTVLIPLLIIASYVRIVATIVRVPSASGKWKTFSTCGSHLSAVCLFYVSAIGVYFIPSAADSASKDRIAAVMYAVVTPMLNPFIYSLRNKDMTSALRRFLNRILLQSPQS is encoded by the coding sequence ATGATGACAAGAAACCACAGTAGTGTTTCTGAATTTCTCCTCCTGGGCCTCTTGGAGCATCAGGAACAGCAACCTTTCCTCTTTGGCATCTTCTTGGTTATATACCTGGTCACTTTGGTGGGAAATATGCTAATTATCCTGGCAATTGTCTCTGATCCACACCTCCACAGTCCTATGTATTTCTTCCTAGCCAACCTCTCTCTCACTGACCTGTGTCTATCATCTACCACAGTTCCCAGGATGCTGGTAAACATCCAAACTCAGAGGCATAGCATCCCTTATGCCGGATGTCTGTCTCAAATCTATTTCTTCCTGTGGTTCATTGGACTAGATGTTTTCCTCCTGGCAGTGATGGCTTATGACAGACTTGTGGCCATATGCTATCCCCTTCACTACACCTTGGTCATGAGTCCCAGATGCTGCATCCTGCTGGTGACTACATCTGTATTCCTTGCCCATTCATATGCTCTAACCCACATCATTCTCTTGTCTCAGTTATCCTTCTGCATGGACAACATCATTCCCCATTTCTTTTGTGAACTGCTTCCCATGTTAAAGCTCTCTTGTTCTAACACTTATGCCAACCAGTCTGTGCTGCTCTACTGGGGAGGAGCATTAACTGTCTTGATCCCTTTGTTAATCATTGCTTCATATGTTCGCATTGTGGCCACCATTGTGAGAGTCCCATCAGCAAGTGGAAAGTGGAAGAccttctccacctgtgggtcccATCTCTCAGCAGTCTGCTTGTTCTATGTGTCTGCTATTGGGGTGTATTTCATTCCATCTGCTGCTGATTCAGCTAGCAAAGATAGGATTGCAGCAGTGATgtatgctgtggtgacccccatgCTGAACCCATTCATCTATAGCCTGAGAAACAAAGATATGACAAGTGCCTTGagaagattcctgaacagaatttTGCTGCAATCTCCACAAAGCTGA